The Zea mays cultivar B73 chromosome 7, Zm-B73-REFERENCE-NAM-5.0, whole genome shotgun sequence DNA segment GCTGTAGCTGAAACCTCCGTAATTTCTTCACCAGTTTTCTTTAATCTCTTGTTTCAATTATAGGTGTACACATCAACTGATTTTTTATTTGCTTCTATTAGTAAACTTAATTTCACAATCAACCTTGTAGCATCTTgagattttgttgtttatttcttGTATTAGATATTCTTCTGAGTATTGGAATAAGGTCAATTTATCATTTTTCATCAGTAACTTCCTAAGAGGCTGCTTCTTACATACAAACCTGAAGAATCAGAGGAAATTCTTGAGCCTGCTCCTCTCGAAGAGGAAATGGCACCAGTTGAAGATCTTGTTCTTGTACCACCTATTAATGAAGTTGTTTCACCTCCTCCCAAGACTGAGGTGTCCCGATACTGGTGACTTACTGGTCGGAAAAATAACACATTAATATTATGGTCTAAATCTTATGTGCTTGATTCTAAAATCTGAAGTTGTGTTCCTGGTGTGGAAATAGAGTTGTTGGGCTATTTGTGTGGGGTGGGGGTTGGCATGTTCGGAGCTGTTTCTGGTTGGAACCAGTGATTTTGCTACTCTTTTTTACGGATATTTGAGTTCGGAGTCGGAGCTGTCGAATTTTGAAACAGGGAGTGGGTTTACATGTAATGTTGGCAAACGGGGTCTGAATTATTAATAAAGACAAAGAGTTTCACTAATATTTTCAGTTCCAATCTCTACTTCTAATTATATATATTTGTGAGATAGAATTATGCAATGTATACTCACATAATATTTTTCATTGCATTTTCTTATTTCCATCACGATTTTGTATGTCGTGACCACGAAAGACTAGATGTTTTCTTAGAGTTTCTAAACAATATAGCTCTCTATTGCTATGACTGTGTGCGTTGTGCGTCGTCGCAACACACGGGCAATgaactagtatatatatatgtgtgtgaatGCCACCTAACTGTAACACAGACATACTGCTATCCATAGTAAAGAGTAAAgtacattcacaatcacaaacaCCTAGGGGGAGCCAGAAAATAACGTACACACCAAGCATGGGGTGTGCCTGGCCCTATCCCCTCTCTCCATCTGGCATCCGCCCCTGCACATATGATTGCACCGCTTAGGGTGAGTGCAGCGGTAGCCGCGcggcctcccctcccctccccttgcatGCAGGCTACAGACACGCCCCCGCACGCACAGCGCTTCCTTTGGAAGCCCCTCTACGCAGGGGAAGGGAACAGGAGCATGCTGCAGATAGCGTGAGTGCGTGACCCCTCCTCCCACTATTTGTTTGTTGGGTGAGTTTTTAATAGGTGAAGAAAAATGATAATAAATGATGAGTAGGTTTGGATagtgatattttatagttgtagtgtggTATAGGGGGAGAATATagagggaaccgctgcgggagatgaaaaagtaGGAGATGAAATGTTGATAATGTGAcgcaaaaaagtgatatagggggaaaaatttagggaTAACCGTTGCAGACAGTCTTAGGCTATGCGCAACGCTGCCCCCTTGGCAgcccctccccttgcatgcgaCGCGTAGGGGGCACTCTacggccgcagcggtgccccTACGGCGCCCCCTACGCGACggccctcttctctctccctccagatatagcgtgtcactgttcatccccaaacactgtgctgtgggtccacgagtaattattagtagataaaaaattgatagttgatatagaaaatgatattttatagtggtagtggggtatagggggagtatttagggggaaccgttgcaggagatgaaaaaatagggggggaaatagggggaaaaagtgatatagggggaaaaatttaggggtaacggttgcggatagaCTTAAATTTTTCCTCTTATATCACTTTTTCTCCCTATTTTTCTCCATATTTTTTATCTCacacagcggttccccctaaatactccccctataccccattacaactataaaatatcattttctatatcaactatcaatattttatatactaataattactcgtggacccacatcACAGTGTTTTGAGGGATGAACAGTGACACACTATATGTGAGGGGAGAGAAAAGGGGGCCGAGCGTAGAGGACGCTGTAAGGGGCAGTGTTGCGGCTCGCTGTAGAGTGCCCCTATAGGCGTCATAAAGGGGAGGGGATGGGCAGGGCAGCGTTGCAGCCAGCCTTACTGCAGACAAACCAAAGCGCAAAAGGAGTATCATGTGGTCAACTCTGACGAAAGGAGTCTCGCGGCGGAGTCACGATCTGCTTCGGTGCCCGCGTCAATCGTGCCGAACAGCTCTCCCATCTCCTCAAGCGTCCGGCCGCGCGTCTCCGGGAGACACGTGAAGAAGAACACCCACGAGAGAGCGACGATGCCGGCGTAGAGAAAGAAGCTGCCGCCGATGGTGATGGCGCTGGACAGCGACAGGAAGGTCATGGAGACGACGCCGCTCGTCACGCGGTTGCACGCCACGCCGACCGCGTAGCCCAGCGCGCGCACACGCAACGGGAAGATCTCCGAGGTGTACACCGCCGTCATGGGCCCGAGGCCGATGGAGAAGAACGACACGAAGGCCAGAGTGGACGTGACGCACAGGCCCACGGCCCAGGAAACTTCGGTGTGCGGGTGCCGGCCCACGACGGTGAGCCCTGTGGCGAGGCCGACGAGCGAGACAGCCATGCCGCCGGAGCTGGTCAGCATCAGCGGGCGCCTGCCGACGCGGTCCAGGAGGACCGCGGCCAACAACACGATAACCGTCTTGGTGACGCCCACGGCGCAGGTGGTGGCAAGAAGCTGGTCGTCATCGGTGATGCCCGCGCTCTGGAACACGCGGGGGCTGTACATCACGACGGAGTCAACGCCTGAGGCCTGCTGGAAGAACTGGAGACCAAGCGTCGCGAGCAGGATGCGCCGCACGGTCGGCGTCGGGGACAGGATCAGCTCCTTCCAGACCCGCCTCTCCTCGGCGCTCTTCCTCTTGGCCACGGCGACCACGTCGCCATCGGCTCCTTCGCGGGGGATTCCGGCGGCGGCCTTGATGTCGGCCAGGCGTTCCGCAGCCTCCTCCGGCGTCTCGGCGATTTTGTCCAGCACGACCCTGGCGTCCGCGAGGCGGCCCTTCATGACGAGCCAGCGGGGGGACTCGGGCATGCCGAACACCATGAGCGCCAGCAGGACGGACGGCGCCGCTCCGATGCCGAGCATGACGCGCCAGCCGAGGCGGAGCGGCAGGCGTGCGAAGGCGTAGTTGGAGACGTAGCCGAGGAGGATCCCGACGTTGATGAACACTTCGGAGAAGGAGGTGAGGAAGCCGCGGGCCGACGCGGGGGACACCTCGGCGGTGTACACCGGCGCGATCATCAGCCCGTAGCCCACGCCGACGCCGGCCACGAAGCGGCCCAGCATCAGCGTGGCGTAGCCGCCGGCGAGGCCCATGAGCAGGGCGCCGGCGAAGAATAACGCGGCCGCGACGACGACAGTGAACCGGCGACCGATCCAGTCAGACGTCCGCCCCGCCGCGAAGGAGCCGATGAGCGAGTAGAAGTTGAGGATGCCCATCAGGATCTCCAGCTGCACGTCAGTGATCTTCAGGTCCTTCTTGATGTACAGCGCCGCCCCGCTCATCACCCCGATGTCTTCCAAGATGAACAGAACGAAAGATATCGTGAGCCATGTAGATCAAAAGAACGATGATTTGCGTGACGTGTGAATCGTCAGTCTGTGTACCGTAGCCAAGGATGATGGATGCCATGGAGGCGAGGATGGAGCAGATGAAGGCATACGTGACGTTGCTCTTCTTCTTGCGCTCGACCCCCGGGAGCTCCGCCGAAGCCATCTTTGGCACCTCCTTGTTTTCTGCTTCAAGTGTTGCAGTCTATATCTGAAAATGGTAGTACTGCTGATGGTGTAGTGATTAGCTAGCAGTAGTAGTGTTCCATTTCCGAGAGGAACGTATGATCGACCcttccaaaaaaaaaaaaaattgtTGTCGCAGATCAGAGTCAGACCAATTACTATGGCGTGGTCGTATCAGAAGATCCGTAAGGAGAGCCCTTTTTAATTGTGGGAAGCTTGTGCGTGCAAACAAGTTCGAAAATTGTGAAGTATTGATAGATTTCGGGGTCAATTAAAAATCTTACACTTGATGGGTGATCAAGGAACCTCAGCGATGTGATAATTTAGTTTAGGATTTCCGTACCAAATTTTTCGTATGGGCTGGAGCTACTATAAGACTTCTTGTTCACGTAAAAACTTGGGGACTACTAACGCCTTGCTGTATTTTATTTTTAACTTTGAACAAGAACGAGTCCGATTAGACGTCCGTGAAAATTGAGAAAGATCGACTCACGGACACCACGACTCATCTTCTCCTCAGCTCTTCGGGGCAGGTTCTAGTTCACTAGGGTGACCACTTCAGGTTCGTGCAATATAATTTTTTCTAAAGAAGTTTCTTATGAGTGTTGCTATCTTGTTTGCTATTGGTGCTATTTATCAGAGTCGTTTGAACTAAAAATGACAAATTGAAGAGCTGGCATGTGAGGCATCAGCTAGTTATTGCAAGTAACTTACGTAGAATAGAATTGACACCCATATTTATGACCTCAACTATTGTAATTTAGGGTTTCTCTGTTTTGCGGCATCACTTGCCGAAATTTGTTACTCCCTTTGTTCCCTATCTTAAGGTCACAAAGGTTTGTCTTAAATCAAAGTTTTAAAACTTTGACCATTAATAACAAAATATTCATAAACATTAGCTAAAAATGAAACTGTTACATTTATTATTAAAACATCTAGCACAATATATTATTTCTTTAATTTAAAAATAATTATTTTTCTAAATATCGTTGGTCAAAGTCTCAAAACTTTAACTTAGGACAAACCTTCGTTGCCTTATGAAAGGGAATGGAGGGAGTATGTCTAAAATTGTGGAGGTTTGACCGACTTATACTACCGGAATTAGGCGTGTGTTTAGTTTATAGCTATAGTTGTGGTAAGATTTTTCTCCTGTTATGTAGGTTTTACTCGTCAATAACTTTATAAAAGTGTGGTAAGATTTTCTTAGGCATGCCAATGTGGCGAATAATTTGAGCACCTAACCATAGACAAGTGTGACATAAAAAATGTGACAATTTTTGATACCTTAAGTACATAACCAAATAGGTCCTCTAGGGATTGAAACAGAGGAAAATTAGTCCCGGTTGGGTTCGTGAGGATGCAGATAGAGAACCATCTCATACCTGTCCCACAAACTTCTCTTAATCTAAATTAATCCATCAACATGTTAATATTATACTAAGAACTCAGTACATAGCTTATTATAAAAGTAGCTAACTCTAAAGCAGATGTTTTTTTATAATTTTAAATCTTGTTTGTAAAATTTATATTGATTTGATATAATTAATTTAAATTTACCCCTAAATATTGCATTTGGATGAATTTTTATGGGGATAAATTCCCTAGATAGAGGCGAAGATGGAAAAAAAACTCAGGCGGTGGGAAAAGACCGCCTCTACGATATTATTAAGAAAGCCTAACTAAGAAATGTCGTGAAAGTTCCCCGTTCTTATAACGGCCCGCCCTCTGTAGGTAAAATTTTACACGTGCTTCGAACCCCTAGCCTTCTGGCCTCCATCGTGTGCACAGGAATCAAAGTGTGACATTTTTTTAACATAGCCTAAAATTTACTCCCACATGAGTTGAATCTAAGACCTGACGAGTACTACTTAgagctaagagcaactccaaaataACACTAAAAATTTATTTCCGAAATTTTTTATTGGGGTTGACGTTAAAAAAAAACTAAAAAAGCTAAACACACAGCAGCGGACTGCTAATAAGCAATCCTTAATATTTTTAAAACAAATACTGGGCCACAACAAACGCTTTGCTCGACTTCCGCCATATGACATACAAAGCTTGTTGGCTGCTGGCAAAAAAGGTGGGAAGCAGCTAACTGTGCGCGAGGTAGAGCGATCGGGGAAGGATCCATGACGCGCATATTTGAGGAACGGTGGCCAGCAGATGCGAGATGCGAAAAATATGGAGGGAAAGAAGGAATTGTTAGGCTAATTTAAAAACTTAAATCTCTTTCAAGATTGAAAGTAATTGGAGAGAAAATTTGTTGATTTTCACCTTAATTCCCTTTAATCTCGAAAGGGATCTGAGGTTTTTAAAGTagcccttagagagcttaaaatgTCTTTTCTTCGCTTAAAACATTTTTAGGTTGGTTTATGGGATTTCTTGAATATGATCTAACTAACTCAGCTAGAAGCCCGTACGCGAGACACATGGAAGAAAAGGTtcccctaagtgtaaaatgggaaGCTAGATTTAGCTTATTTTTACCATTTAAATGTAAGTGTTATTATATGCTCGTTGGGTCGTGGATTGTCCACAAAAAAAGAGAGGGGGACAAGAGAGCCATACAGATTTCCTTCCAACAACTATACTGTCGAGGAATGATCCTCGTGCATATACACCTAGGGGAACCTTTTTTATACCTTTTTTAAATATAATATAGATATTTTATGAGAA contains these protein-coding regions:
- the LOC100501319 gene encoding polyol transporter 5 isoform X1 produces the protein MASAELPGVERKKKSNVTYAFICSILASMASIILGYDIGVMSGAALYIKKDLKITDVQLEILMGILNFYSLIGSFAAGRTSDWIGRRFTVVVAAALFFAGALLMGLAGGYATLMLGRFVAGVGVGYGLMIAPVYTAEVSPASARGFLTSFSEVFINVGILLGYVSNYAFARLPLRLGWRVMLGIGAAPSVLLALMVFGMPESPRWLVMKGRLADARVVLDKIAETPEEAAERLADIKAAAGIPREGADGDVVAVAKRKSAEERRVWKELILSPTPTVRRILLATLGLQFFQQASGVDSVVMYSPRVFQSAGITDDDQLLATTCAVGVTKTVIVLLAAVLLDRVGRRPLMLTSSGGMAVSLVGLATGLTVVGRHPHTEVSWAVGLCVTSTLAFVSFFSIGLGPMTAVYTSEIFPLRVRALGYAVGVACNRVTSGVVSMTFLSLSSAITIGGSFFLYAGIVALSWVFFFTCLPETRGRTLEEMGELFGTIDAGTEADRDSAARLLSSELTT
- the LOC100501319 gene encoding Polyol transporter 5 is translated as MGLAGGYATLMLGRFVAGVGVGYGLMIAPVYTAEVSPASARGFLTSFSEVFINVGILLGYVSNYAFARLPLRLGWRVMLGIGAAPSVLLALMVFGMPESPRWLVMKGRLADARVVLDKIAETPEEAAERLADIKAAAGIPREGADGDVVAVAKRKSAEERRVWKELILSPTPTVRRILLATLGLQFFQQASGVDSVVMYSPRVFQSAGITDDDQLLATTCAVGVTKTVIVLLAAVLLDRVGRRPLMLTSSGGMAVSLVGLATGLTVVGRHPHTEVSWAVGLCVTSTLAFVSFFSIGLGPMTAVYTSEIFPLRVRALGYAVGVACNRVTSGVVSMTFLSLSSAITIGGSFFLYAGIVALSWVFFFTCLPETRGRTLEEMGELFGTIDAGTEADRDSAARLLSSELTT